One genomic region from Anopheles bellator chromosome 2, idAnoBellAS_SP24_06.2, whole genome shotgun sequence encodes:
- the LOC131210719 gene encoding ichor: MHVESMVNCKMSGQHNDSVEVESLLMGPCWNQSTSVTDQYLLDGHKLLLEADLDSLPSDGETQKSSMDVLENLLLSSTGGPGGPGGPTITSNSNGHGNGGTGGGPGGGGGGGLGGDLKPLPSFTSFNTGHLSINGISGYHYTAIAQRLPEENNNYAQNSYSQGSANAGPGAGATSTGTGTGSATSAGSDNNIVSSTSTCLPDSVLNPPEVDGGGASVSHCHSLQNVKLFADGSIDDGGGGGGGGGGGGGGGKIFSAPADSCAMTGPDSVSGARIFVDTKELSEYDMSSIEDIAAIIGSAIADTTVPSSKVEKEDGNDTRDSWMDLDAWIEGTCTGVPDAKLIVSQQDSLSELILPHSPVCSHGTSSTNTSTTTTTSTLQSLLTHGYMPLLQNRLQNGPPVKLEAPSSTSAYCGDLISTSTSPPGSVVSTSTDHSLILNGRYLQHHHNHHNNHHNHGGFGGLAIGQKPDGLCSPELPGGPLGNFPHTTTNNSTSSSSASNSPTTPKSKRRGHGTKQQQQQQQQQQQQQKLQHGLVGQQAGPTLHAQQHQQQQQQQHHQQQLSAQSQQAAALSFQAANDLSGLLGKEKPVHRCNICNRGFLNKSNIKVHLRTHTGEKPFRCEVCAKAFRQKAHLIKHQQIHKRIGRD, translated from the exons ATGCACGTCGAGAGTATGGTCAACTGCAAGATGAGCGGCCAGCACAACGATTCGGTCGAGGTGGAAAGTCTGCTGATGGGCCCGTGCTGGAACCAGTCGACGAGCGTCACCGATCAGTACCTACTCGACGGCCACAAGCTGCTGCTCGAGGCCGACCTGGACTCGCTGCCGAGCGATGGCGAGACGCAGAAGAGCTCGATGGACGTGCTGGAGAACCTGCTGCTCAGTTCGACCGGTggcccgggtggcccgggCGGCCCGACCATCACCAGCAACTCGAACGGCCACGGGAACGGTGGCACTggcggtggtcccggtggtggaggcggcggAGGGCTCGGCGGAGACCTGAAGCCGCTGCCGTCGTTCACCTCGTTCAACACCGGCCACCTGTCGATCAATGGGATCTCCGGCTACCACTACACGGCGATCGCGCAGCGGCTGCCGGAGGAGAACAACAACTACGCGCAGAACTCGTACTCGCAGGGAAGCGCCAATgcgggccccggggccggtgccacctccaccggcaccggcaccggttcggcgACGTCCGCCGGAAGCGATAACAACATCGTGTCCTCGACCTCCACCTGTCTGCCGGACTCGGTGCTCAACCCGCCCGAGgtcgatggcggtggcgcgAGCGTCAGCCACTGCCACAGCCTGCAGAACGTGAAGCTCTTCGCCGACGGTTCCATCGATGacgggggtggtggcggtggtggagggggtggcggcggtggaggtggtaaGATCTTTAGTGCGCCCGCCGACAGCTGCGCGATGACCGGACCCGACTCGGTGTCCGGGGCGCGGATATTCGTCGACACGAAGGAGCTGTCGGAGTATGATATGAGCTCGATCGAGGACATCGCGGCCATCATCGGGTCGGCGATCGCGGACACGACCGTGCCGAGCTCGAAGGTGGAGAAGGAGGACGGCAACGATACGCGCGACTCGTGGATGGACCTGGACGCGTGGATCGAGGGCACCTGCACCGGGGTGCCGGACGCGAAGCTGATCGTGTCGCAGCAGGACTCGCTCAGCGAGCTCATCCTCCCCCACTCGCCCGTCTGCTCGCACGGCACCTCgtccaccaacaccagcaccaccaccaccacctccacgCTGCAGAGCCTGTTGACGCACGGCTACATGCCGCTCCTGCAGAATCGCCTCCAGAACGGGCCACCGGTGAAGCTAGAGGCGCCCAGTTCAACCTCGGCGTACTGCGGTGACCTCATCTCGACCTCCACTAGTCCCCCCGGCTCGGTCGTCTCGACCTCCACCGACCACAGCCTCATCCTGAACGGACGGTACCTGCAG caccaccataaccaccacaacaaccatCACAACCACGGTGGGTTTGGGGGGCTGGCGATCGGCCAGAAACCGGACGGTCTCTGCAGTCCGGAGCTCCCCGGAGGTCCTCTGGGCAACTTcccgcacaccaccaccaacaacagca CCAGTTCGTCGAGCGCCAGCAACTCGCCGACGACACCAAAAAGCAAGCGGCGCGGCCACGGCaccaaacagcaacagcagcagcagcaacagcagcagcagcagcagaagctcCAGCACGGGTTAGTCGGCCAGCAGGCCGGTCCCACGTTACACGcccagcaacaccagcaacagcaacagcaacaacaccatcaacaacagctGAGTGCCCAGTCGCAGCAGGCGGCGGCCCTCAGCTTCCAGGCGGCCAACGATCTCAGCGGGCTCCTCGGCAAGGAGAagccggtgcaccggtgcaaCATCTGCAACCGGGGCTTCCTCAACAAGAGCAACATCAAGGTGCACCTGCGGACGCACACGGGCGAGAAGCCGTTCCGGTGCGAGGTCTGCGCCAAGGCGTTCCGCCAGAAGGCGCACCTCATCAAGCACCAGCAGATCCACAAGCGGATCGGCCGGGActga